One window of the Shimwellia blattae DSM 4481 = NBRC 105725 genome contains the following:
- a CDS encoding DUF2065 domain-containing protein, translating into MHASVWLSVALVLVIEGLGPMLAPRLWRKMVLTMSQAPDTLLRRFGGGLVVAGFVIYYMLTKTID; encoded by the coding sequence ATGCATGCATCTGTCTGGCTGTCGGTAGCCCTGGTATTAGTGATTGAAGGACTGGGGCCGATGCTGGCCCCGCGCCTGTGGCGGAAGATGGTGTTAACAATGTCACAAGCCCCCGACACCCTGTTGCGCCGCTTTGGCGGTGGGCTTGTGGTTGCTGGCTTTGTGATCTACTACATGTTGACGAAAACGATTGACTGA
- the hflC gene encoding protease modulator HflC produces the protein MRKSIIAAIIVVLVVLYTSVFVVKEGERGITLRFGKVVRDDENKPLVFEPGLHFKIPFLESVKTLDARIQTMDNQADRFVTKEKKDLIVDSYIKWRISDFSRYYLATGGGDVSQAEVLLKRKFSDRLRSEIGRLDVKDIVTDSRGRLTLEVRDALNSGSAGTEDEVATPAADDAIASAAARVTKETNGKVPVVNPNSMAALGIQVVDVRIKQINLPAEVSEAIFNRMRAEREAVARRHRSQGQEEAEKLRAVADYEVTRTLAEAERTARMDRGEGDAEAAKLFADAFSQDPDFYAFIRSLRAYEKSFQSSQDVMVLSPDSDFFRYMKRPAATLR, from the coding sequence ATGCGTAAGTCGATTATTGCTGCCATCATCGTGGTTCTGGTGGTGCTGTACACCTCCGTGTTTGTGGTTAAAGAAGGTGAGCGTGGTATTACGCTGCGTTTCGGTAAAGTGGTGCGTGATGATGAAAACAAGCCGCTGGTGTTTGAGCCGGGCCTGCATTTCAAAATCCCGTTTCTCGAATCGGTTAAAACCCTGGATGCCCGTATTCAGACCATGGATAACCAGGCCGATCGCTTTGTAACCAAAGAGAAGAAAGACCTGATCGTCGACTCCTATATTAAGTGGCGCATCAGCGATTTCAGCCGTTACTACCTGGCCACTGGCGGTGGTGATGTCTCCCAGGCTGAGGTGCTGCTCAAGCGTAAGTTCAGTGACCGTCTGCGTTCTGAGATTGGCCGCCTGGATGTGAAAGACATTGTGACCGACTCCCGTGGTCGTCTGACCCTGGAAGTGCGCGATGCGCTGAACTCCGGCTCTGCAGGAACGGAAGATGAAGTGGCAACACCTGCCGCTGATGATGCTATCGCCTCTGCGGCTGCCCGCGTGACGAAAGAAACCAACGGTAAAGTGCCGGTGGTGAACCCGAACAGTATGGCGGCACTGGGTATTCAGGTGGTGGATGTGCGTATCAAGCAGATCAACCTGCCGGCAGAAGTGTCTGAGGCTATCTTCAACCGTATGCGTGCGGAGCGTGAAGCGGTTGCCCGTCGTCACCGTTCCCAGGGCCAGGAAGAGGCAGAAAAACTGCGCGCCGTGGCGGATTACGAAGTGACCCGCACCCTGGCGGAAGCAGAGCGTACTGCCCGTATGGATCGCGGTGAAGGGGATGCGGAAGCGGCCAAACTGTTTGCCGATGCGTTCAGCCAGGATCCGGACTTCTATGCCTTTATTCGTAGCCTGCGCGCTTATGAGAAGAGCTTCCAGTCCAGCCAGGATGTGATGGTGCTGAGCCCGGATAGCGACTTCTTCCGTTATATGAAGCGCCCGGCGGCAACGTTACGTTAA